In Camelina sativa cultivar DH55 chromosome 17, Cs, whole genome shotgun sequence, the genomic stretch GCTATGCAGATGAGGCCTAGACGGCCTCAGTCACACCAGTCTTGAGTAATTGAGAGTTACTGTAGTCTTATCTGTGGAtgatttgttttccattttgttAGGTGCACAATTAACCCTAGCGAGAACGAGGCCGTGGTTCGCTATGCTCTAGATAAATACAGATTTCTTTCTTTAGCACCACAGGTTTTGATCTAAAATACCCTTTTCATATTGAAGAAAACTGTTTGAGATCTTGGCACGTATTGCATTAGGATCTTGTTATATGTCTTAATGTATCTTCATGTGTTTGCTGTCTTGATGCAGCATCCTAGGATTGGAGGACCTGGTCTAGTTGGCCGATGTGAATTCCCCGACGGATATATCGAGTAAGCACATGTACCCATTATAGTGATCTGATAAGTGTGATAAGTAACAAAGCAGAGCTTTAAAAAGATTGATGATAAAAGAGATCGCTTTGATTCGCCGACTGTAAATCCAATAAACGAACgaatttatgttttgcaggGAATGGTTAAGACCTGGTGAAGAGGAACTGGTTCAGAAATTTGACCCGTCCTCTGAGCTCGATACAATCGGGTTCTTTATAGCTAAATTCAGCATCGGCCCCAAGGATTGAGATCTCAACAAGACATTTCATTGAACTAAGATTGTATTTTTTGATTGATCTTGTTTTTTAAATGAGATGGAAAGACATAAAATGTATAACATTGTTTTGATAATACAAAAACAGTTTTACATTAGTTACAAATACATTAACATTGTTTTGACATTGTATAACATTCCTTTAATTCTTCTTGTTGTTCATCCCACAAGCTGTTTGGCTTCAAGAGTCTTCTCGTACTCTTCAATGGACTTGAAGAGCTCAGAGAAGTTGCCTTTACCAAAGCCACCACATCCTCCACTCTGGTAAGCCTTCCCTTCATCGTCTTTCATCATGCATCCTACTCTCTGgataatctctataaatatcGTCGGCCTACGAACACAATCAATCATAAAGAAAGACATTTTCTTAGAAAATCCGAACaatgtaatttgtttgttaaaacaCTGATTCTTTCCGCTGTACCTGTCACCAAGTGGTTTCGTGAAGATTTGAAGCAACGTCCCTTGATCATCTCTATCCACAAGGATCCCTAATTCCTCACACTCCTTGATCTGTTCGTCGCTGAGCACATCGCCAACACGTTTCTTCAGATTCTGGTAGTAAGTAGGCGGAGGAGAAGGCATGAAGTCAAATCCTCCAACGCTGcttctcttcctcatctctCTCAGAGTCCTGAATATGTCTTCACTCATTAAAGCCAGATGCTGTAGCCCTGCTCCTTCGTTGTGTTCCAGATAAGTCTGAATCTGACTCTTCCTCTTGGTCCCGTGAACCGGCTCGTTAATCGGTAGAAGAACCATTTCATCATTGCTAGCTAGCACAGCTGAGTTTAAACCGCTCTCTGCTGTTCCAACATCGTCTGCTGTGAACTCAGCGAATTGGTGAAAGCCAGTGAACCCTGCAATGTAAGTCAAAGCTGGACCAAGCTCTGGAACGTTTCCCACGGCGTGGTCAAGCCGCCGTAAACCGTAATCCACTGGAAACGACGACGTATCCTCCACAGGCTCAAATCCTGGCAAGAATTCGGATTTATCCTCTTTGTAACTGACATATCTGAGAACGACATCGCCGTATAGTTTAACCTCAGCGATCGTAACGGCTCCTCCATCGAGGACCATAGGAGGCGACGAAGGAATAGCGCCGTTAGAGACACTTACGGAGAAAGCTGACTCAGCGTCTTCTACTTCAATCGCAACAGCTCTTACGCCGAGACCATGCGAAGAGAAGAAGGAGCGGGAAGAGACGTGATCGAAGCTTGGGATGGAAGCTGTAGCGGTCGGTTTAATTTCTCCGGCGGTGAGAGACGGAGAGTAAGGAGCAGTGAAAAGGAATCTGAGGTCGCCGGAGGTGAGTAGGTAAGAGGCGTGAACCATGTTCCCGGTGGATAGATCGGATTTGGCGGAGAATCTCATCCCGAGACCCCATGAGAAGCGACGAGCAACGTTGGTGCAAAAGTACGGGATTACCAGAAGTGATACCTTCTATCACTTTGAATATTGCTTCAGGCGTATGAAGGTGAAAAGGGACGCTtctactaattttttttctgaatctcTAGTTCTTCGGTTGCTTTATCAATGGCATAAATCTCCATATCCATCTGACCATAATGTGTTAATGATTCCAGATCATTCTTAGATGCATCAAACTGAACAGAGCTTGAATGAGCTTCTTTGCAATAATCTTCAATGCTTGAAAAAAGATGACAAACTCCCTGCACGGGATTCACATATCAATGAAATGGACAGTTCTTTcaaacatttatttatgtgtttctgCAAGGTAAAGAATGAAGACGGAAAATTACAAGTGTCTGGTGCTGTATGACAGATTCTGACTTTATTTTTGACATTACAATTGGGTGTCCAAACCTAGGAAAAGGAAGAACATACAAGAGGTTCGCTATATTCATTCTGAACATTGCCGCTAGAAATTATACTTAACCCAGATCTGTCAGAGTTTTGCCATTACCGCTATAAGTAGGTCTACACTTTAAATCTAGCCTGGAAAACTACTCTATCTTAATGGGTCAAAAAACAAGCAAACGTCACATACATATCTAAAATCCGAGTCCTTCAAGCAAAACGTCAGACTAAACATCATTTTGAACAATAGTTATACTAACCAGTTTGAAGATTAAACAAACTTAACAAAAACGTAAAAAGCACAATACCTCAGAACGATAAGAGGTTAAATGCCAAAATGCAACGACGAACAAACATTCCCAAGTTGCTGTTGGGATCCAAAATAATCTGATCGTCTTGCACAACTCCTGAATCAGGGCTCCCAAGTATTCCTACAAGCAAAGAAATGATAACTCATAAGATGCAAACATGATgagggaaagaagaaaataaaacagtttAAGCAGCTAACCTCGCATGTCATTAAAGAAATTCGATAGGTCATCAGGTGAAGCCAAAGAAGAGAATCTATTGGTTAAATGGTCAGTAAGCCACGCATCCATCTCTTCACCAACATCCCTCAGCTGATTAATAAGCTCTTCCAGCTTCGGCTCAAATATATCATCGCAAGACTGGAGCATGAATATCTCAATCTCGTCAgggaaaataacattttgttaaCACACAAAATCCACACTCCGTCTACTAAAATAAGCGGATAAAGCTACATACGAAACTCGACACAACAGCATAGCTTCGAGTATAGGAGACGGGCAAGGAAACTCTGAATTAAACCTCAAAACCTATAAGACAATGCAATTAAAAGGGAGAATAAGAGGAGTGAAACCTTAGTGAGAGAGAGCAAGTAGAGGCCGAGACGGTTGTGCTGAGAAACGGAAGAGAAAGGGAAAGGGAGAGACATCTGAGCCGACGGAGCGTATATCTGCAGGAGAATGCAAACGGAGATCTTGTGTGGAGTTACCGCAAAAGCACCGGCTGTTCTCGTTAATCCGGCCATCTCTCTCCGTCGCTTAAACACTCACTCTCTCGCCGGATATTTCCTCCGACGAGCAGCCGGGATTAGGGCACTTTATTTTGaggatttattttgaaattttgaaccgggaaaagaaaaaaagaatctcacGCCTTTTCACAAACTTTAAGAACCGGTTATTTCAAGTCGGTAAGGGATCGAATCGTACTGACCGGAATTTAAAACTTTGCTAGTTTACAAAACGAGAGCGGAATTTAATTCGTAAaatgatttaataattaaatggtCAGGCAAAAAACTCAGACACAGTCCTACCACCCGAGGAGTGTTGccaacatacaaaaaaaaaaataactttaaaagaTAACTGTAGGTTGTTTTCGAATTtctatttaatacaaaaatataatttgatttttcttgaaaTCATAATTTAGTGCAAGTGGTTTGATATCAAGtagcaaaattattaaaatttcttATCTGTTTTTTCCTATATTTATCGCTAacattttatcattattttaatcaaataattttaagtaaaatagacaaacaacattgttattaatttttgtcGAACGAATCAGGAAAAACTAGAGGAAACAACTCACCAAGAATataatccaaacaaaacaaaaaaccaggACATACAATTTCGATAACCAGTTCATCAATTCTGAAAATTTGATAGCGATCCAAGTTGCTAACCTAAACAATATAAGATGGCAGTACAATTCAGAACTAAATAAACTGAAAATATTCTTCTTGAAAAGTTTAACCTATCGCCAAGAAAATTTATAAGAGATGAATAGAgttcaaaacaacaaatttagTTCCTGAGATTGATTAGGTTCCCACTTCCCCTCAAGATTACACTTTTTCATTAGAATCATAGATCGTGATTCCCATCGGAGAGAGAACAATAATACATtgcattattttcattttttttttttggataatttaaAGTccacttattttaaaataagccCAATAAAATGAGATAaagttttaggaaaaaaatgatatggAATAAAGTAGACTTATTATAAGTTGATATAATGTATGATGAATTgtattatttgaaatgttttcgttcattgaatattttattgAGGTGTCAGTCAAGCTGAGTTGTGAGATGCTGGAGAcatagttttattgtattgattgaaACTAAAATTACACTAGGATTGGTGAACGGTAAAGGCCGACATACAAACTGTAAGCCCATTAAAGCGAAGCCCATtttcaaccatatatatatttttggctgCGGCAATTGTAACTTATCTTCTCTTTCGATCAGGGATTTCGAAACCCTAGTCTAGTCGATATCGAGATCCAACCAAACCCAGATCTGCTGCTTATAATATCTCTCAGGTAAATTAATTCTCGCTCCTTAATCTCATGTTTCTTAGAAAATTCATCGATTAATTGCGTAGGTAGAACCCTACAAGTTATATATTTCCACACAAGTATTTGAAAAGTTGTATTTGCGATCGAAACGGTTTGAAAAGTTGTATTTGCGATCGAAAC encodes the following:
- the LOC104759096 gene encoding 4-hydroxyphenylpyruvate dioxygenase-like, with translation MFRMNIANLLYVLPFPRFGHPIGVCHLFSSIEDYCKEAHSSSVQFDASKNDLESLTHYGQMDMEIYAIDKVSLLVIPYFCTNVARRFSWGLGMRFSAKSDLSTGNMVHASYLLTSGDLRFLFTAPYSPSLTAGEIKPTATASIPSFDHVSSRSFFSSHGLGVRAVAIEVEDAESAFSVSVSNGAIPSSPPMVLDGGAVTIAEVKLYGDVVLRYVSYKEDKSEFLPGFEPVEDTSSFPVDYGLRRLDHAVGNVPELGPALTYIAGFTGFHQFAEFTADDVGTAESGLNSAVLASNDEMVLLPINEPVHGTKRKSQIQTYLEHNEGAGLQHLALMSEDIFRTLREMRKRSSVGGFDFMPSPPPTYYQNLKKRVGDVLSDEQIKECEELGILVDRDDQGTLLQIFTKPLGDRPTIFIEIIQRVGCMMKDDEGKAYQSGGCGGFGKGNFSELFKSIEEYEKTLEAKQLVG
- the LOC104754817 gene encoding anaphase-promoting complex subunit 5-like gives rise to the protein MAGLTRTAGAFAVTPHKISVCILLQIYAPSAQMSLPFPFSSVSQHNRLGLYLLSLTKSCDDIFEPKLEELINQLRDVGEEMDAWLTDHLTNRFSSLASPDDLSNFFNDMRGILGSPDSGVVQDDQIILDPNSNLGMFVRRCILAFNLLSF